A genomic region of Zea mays cultivar B73 chromosome 6, Zm-B73-REFERENCE-NAM-5.0, whole genome shotgun sequence contains the following coding sequences:
- the LOC100280933 gene encoding subtilisin-chymotrypsin inhibitor CI-1B: MLPCWLQQQQQLYKYLTTAHTRFTQRSSIINYCPFSSPSAAEHHELHRRRRWRQEVLAGSGRAQPGRSQEGDPVRQARRRHRRAARRHAGDHGFPPQPRSHLRRHRRGGTPHRLRIKSIK, encoded by the exons ATGCTGCCTTGTtggctgcagcagcagcagcagctctaTAAATACCTCACCACCGCGCATACTCGCTTCACACAAAGAAGCTCCATAATTAATTATTGCCC TTTCAGTTCGCCATCGGCAGCCGAGCACCATGAGCTCCACAGGCGGCGACGATGGCGCCAAGAAGTCTTGGCCGGAAGTGGTCGGGCTCAGCCTGGAAGAAGCCAAGAGGGTGATCCTGTGCGACAAGCCCGACGCCGACATCGTCGTGCTGCCCGTCGGCACGCCGGTGACCATGGATTTCCGCCCCAACCGCGTTCGCATCTTCGTCGACACCGTCGCGGAGGCACCCCACATCGGCTGAGAATCAAATCTATAAAATGA